The Nitrosopumilus cobalaminigenes genome contains a region encoding:
- the pdxS gene encoding pyridoxal 5'-phosphate synthase lyase subunit PdxS gives MLPLSGERKDAKGIVSDKLNSIDTLRGSSTVKRGFAHMLKNGVVMDVTTVEQAQIAEEAGAVSVMVLDKLPSEVRKAGGVARTASIRIIEEIMDSVTIPVMAKCRIGHVNEALVLQETDVDMIDESEVLTPADELRHIWKWDFTTPVVNGARSLAEALRRIEEGASMIRTKGEPGTGNVAEAIKHIKKVNDELRTIKSIYDSGDNQDLVRMAREFKVSYDIVEQTAKLGRLPVVNFAAGGIATPADAAYLMSLGCDGIFVGSGIFNSDDAKERARAIVLATTFWNESDKVKEAQKMIDERQSMIGLDVNTLELRMQDRGGSA, from the coding sequence ATGCTTCCATTATCTGGTGAACGAAAAGATGCAAAAGGAATAGTTTCAGATAAATTAAATTCTATTGATACTTTACGCGGTTCATCTACTGTAAAACGAGGTTTTGCACATATGCTAAAAAATGGAGTTGTAATGGATGTAACAACTGTAGAACAAGCTCAAATTGCTGAAGAAGCTGGTGCAGTTTCAGTAATGGTCTTAGACAAACTTCCATCTGAAGTTAGAAAAGCTGGTGGAGTTGCACGAACTGCAAGTATTAGAATTATTGAAGAAATAATGGACTCAGTTACGATTCCTGTAATGGCAAAATGTAGAATTGGACATGTCAATGAGGCACTAGTTCTACAAGAAACTGATGTTGATATGATAGATGAATCTGAAGTTTTAACACCAGCTGATGAACTTCGTCACATTTGGAAATGGGATTTTACTACTCCAGTTGTTAATGGTGCGAGATCTTTGGCAGAAGCTTTGAGAAGAATTGAAGAAGGCGCTTCAATGATTAGAACAAAAGGAGAACCTGGAACTGGAAATGTTGCAGAAGCTATCAAACATATCAAAAAAGTAAATGATGAATTAAGAACAATAAAATCAATTTATGATTCTGGCGATAATCAAGACTTAGTTAGAATGGCAAGAGAATTCAAAGTATCATATGATATTGTTGAACAAACTGCTAAACTAGGCAGATTACCGGTCGTGAATTTTGCAGCTGGTGGAATTGCTACACCTGCTGATGCAGCATATCTGATGTCTCTTGGCTGTGATGGCATTTTTGTAGGATCTGGAATTTTTAATTCAGATGATGCAAAAGAGAGAGCAAGAGCAATTGTTTTAGCTACTACTTTTTGGAATGAATCTGATAAAGTCAAAGAGGCTCAAAAAATGATTGATGAAAGACAATCCATGATTGGATTAGATGTTAACACTTTAGAATTACGTATGCAAGATCGTGGTGGTTCAGCATGA
- a CDS encoding aconitate hydratase — translation METDTTSELVSNVYLKLKENIVKYRNIVGRPLTLTEKILSGHFNNIDETVYSGGKDYVFLKPDRVALQDVTGQMVMLQFMQAGLKQTSLPTTVHCDHLIRAEVQGDIDMKVSLDENSEVFKFLQSACAKYGCGFWKPGAGIIHQVVLENYAFPGGLMIGTDSHTPNAGGLGMIAIGVGGLDAAETMAGMPWELLYPKRIGVKLTGELNGWTAPKDIILKVADELTVSGGTNAIVEYFGPGTKSISCTGKATITNMGAEIGATCSLFPYDERMETYLKYTNRENIAELANQNKESLVADSEVENNPEKFFDRVIEINLSTLEPHIVGPHTPDLARTISELSDDVVSKDYVDPISVALMGSCTNSSYEDMSRAASIAEQAKAKGIKAKIPLLVTPGSEQIRGTIERDGQMDSLKDIGATVLANACGPCIGQWNRPELENDQQNTIVTTFNRNFPGRNDGRRNTLNFIGSPEMIIALALGGKLSFNPLKDDLIASDGTKFKLEPPKPAPEVPEEGFMRPDGIFVAPPSNSDDVEVIIDPNSKRLQRLEPFPKWDGKDFEDIPIMVKAKGKCTTDHISPAGAWLSLRGHLNNLSDNMLLGAVNAFNDKVGEGKNILNNNIESFSSIARQYKENQMRWVIIGDKNYGEGSSREHAAMTPRFLGCAAVITKSLARIHETNLKKQGILALTFSNPDDYEKILEDDKISLLDLKNIQPDKQVKCVISHSDGIKDEIMLNHSYNQAQIEWFKAGSALNVLRNR, via the coding sequence ATGGAAACTGATACAACTTCAGAACTTGTTTCTAATGTTTATTTGAAATTAAAAGAAAATATTGTAAAATATAGAAATATTGTAGGAAGACCATTAACTTTAACTGAGAAAATCTTATCTGGGCATTTCAACAATATTGATGAGACTGTATACTCAGGTGGCAAAGATTATGTATTTTTAAAACCAGATAGAGTTGCATTACAAGATGTTACAGGTCAAATGGTAATGCTTCAATTTATGCAAGCAGGACTTAAACAAACATCTCTACCTACAACTGTACATTGTGATCATCTTATTCGAGCAGAAGTTCAAGGAGATATAGACATGAAAGTTTCTCTTGATGAAAATAGTGAAGTTTTCAAATTTCTTCAATCAGCTTGTGCAAAATATGGATGTGGATTTTGGAAACCCGGTGCGGGAATTATTCATCAAGTTGTTCTTGAAAATTATGCATTCCCTGGTGGACTAATGATTGGTACAGATTCTCATACTCCAAATGCTGGAGGTCTTGGCATGATTGCTATTGGAGTTGGTGGATTAGATGCTGCTGAAACTATGGCTGGCATGCCTTGGGAATTACTTTATCCTAAAAGAATAGGCGTTAAACTTACTGGCGAACTTAATGGATGGACGGCACCTAAAGATATCATTTTGAAAGTTGCTGATGAATTAACAGTATCTGGAGGTACAAATGCAATTGTTGAATACTTTGGACCTGGAACAAAATCTATCAGTTGTACTGGAAAAGCAACTATTACAAACATGGGAGCTGAAATTGGAGCAACATGTTCTCTCTTTCCTTATGATGAACGAATGGAAACTTATCTAAAATATACAAACAGAGAAAATATTGCTGAATTGGCTAATCAAAACAAAGAATCACTTGTTGCCGATTCTGAAGTTGAAAATAATCCTGAAAAATTCTTTGATAGAGTAATTGAAATCAATCTTTCAACATTAGAACCACATATTGTTGGACCTCACACACCTGATTTGGCAAGAACTATTTCAGAATTATCTGATGATGTAGTATCAAAAGATTATGTTGATCCAATTTCTGTTGCATTGATGGGAAGCTGTACTAATTCATCATATGAAGACATGTCAAGAGCAGCAAGTATAGCTGAACAAGCAAAAGCAAAAGGAATCAAAGCAAAAATCCCTTTACTTGTTACTCCTGGTTCTGAACAAATTCGTGGAACTATAGAGAGAGATGGACAAATGGATTCTCTAAAAGATATTGGTGCAACTGTTTTAGCAAATGCATGTGGTCCTTGTATTGGTCAATGGAATAGACCTGAATTAGAAAATGATCAACAGAATACTATTGTAACTACATTTAACAGAAATTTCCCTGGAAGAAATGATGGACGTAGAAATACTCTTAATTTTATTGGCAGCCCTGAAATGATTATTGCATTAGCATTAGGTGGAAAACTATCATTTAATCCATTAAAGGATGATCTAATTGCATCTGATGGAACAAAATTCAAACTTGAACCACCAAAACCTGCTCCTGAAGTACCTGAAGAAGGTTTCATGAGACCTGATGGCATTTTTGTTGCACCTCCTTCTAATTCTGATGACGTTGAAGTCATAATTGATCCTAATAGTAAGAGACTGCAACGTTTAGAGCCATTTCCAAAATGGGATGGTAAAGATTTTGAAGATATTCCGATTATGGTAAAAGCTAAAGGAAAATGTACTACTGATCACATTTCTCCAGCCGGTGCATGGCTATCATTACGAGGTCATTTGAATAATCTAAGTGATAATATGCTATTAGGTGCTGTAAATGCATTTAATGATAAAGTAGGCGAGGGCAAAAATATTCTAAATAATAACATTGAATCTTTTTCAAGCATTGCTAGACAATACAAAGAAAATCAAATGAGATGGGTAATAATTGGGGATAAAAATTATGGGGAAGGAAGTAGTAGAGAACATGCAGCAATGACTCCAAGATTTTTGGGATGTGCTGCAGTAATTACAAAAAGTTTGGCAAGAATACATGAAACAAATCTGAAAAAGCAAGGCATCTTAGCTTTGACATTTAGTAATCCTGATGATTATGAAAAAATTCTCGAAGATGATAAGATTAGTTTACTTGATCTAAAAAATATTCAACCTGATAAACAAGTCAAATGTGTAATTTCACATTCTGATGGAATCAAAGATGAGATTATGTTAAATCACTCTTACAATCAAGCTCAGATAGAGTGGTTCAAAGCTGGTTCTGCTCTTAATGTTTTGAGAAATAGATAA
- a CDS encoding Lrp/AsnC ligand binding domain-containing protein, translating into MATAYVLINCELGSEEAIIQQLKGLEGVKEVHGTFGAYDILAKIESDTVEKLRETITWKIRKIEKIRSTLTLMGIEGQT; encoded by the coding sequence ATGGCAACAGCTTATGTTTTAATAAACTGTGAATTGGGTTCTGAAGAAGCTATTATTCAGCAACTAAAGGGCTTGGAAGGTGTTAAGGAAGTTCATGGAACTTTTGGTGCATACGATATTTTGGCCAAGATCGAATCTGATACTGTTGAAAAACTTAGAGAAACAATTACTTGGAAAATCCGAAAAATTGAAAAGATTCGTTCAACTCTTACCTTGATGGGTATTGAAGGTCAAACATAA
- a CDS encoding EVE domain-containing protein, whose product MVNYWLAKQEPSGPRGYNFEQLKKEKTTVWDGVHNNLALKHMREMKSGDLVLFYHTGDERQAVGIMQVTSKPYPNPKEDVERFIVVDVKYKKSLKRPVTLDEMKKEKKFKDWELIRISRLSVMPVPKAIWDAILKMSQN is encoded by the coding sequence ATGGTAAATTATTGGTTAGCAAAACAAGAACCAAGTGGCCCAAGAGGATATAATTTTGAGCAACTAAAAAAAGAAAAAACCACTGTATGGGATGGTGTTCATAACAATCTTGCACTAAAACATATGAGAGAAATGAAATCTGGGGATTTAGTTTTGTTTTATCATACCGGTGATGAAAGGCAAGCTGTAGGAATCATGCAAGTGACTTCAAAACCATATCCAAATCCAAAAGAAGATGTAGAACGTTTCATAGTGGTGGATGTAAAATACAAAAAATCATTAAAACGTCCAGTGACCCTTGATGAGATGAAAAAAGAGAAAAAATTCAAAGATTGGGAGTTGATTAGAATTTCAAGATTGTCTGTAATGCCTGTTCCAAAGGCTATCTGGGATGCTATCCTAAAGATGTCTCAAAACTAA
- the pheT gene encoding phenylalanine--tRNA ligase subunit beta produces the protein MPVVELSYSRLQKLVGKVSKKQISDSLPFLGLDIESEDKDLVRIEYSPNRPDYSTDFGIALGLQGLLGIKTGSVKLKIKKSNNYKISVKPDVSKIRPFVTGIIAKNGKIDDKTIKQLMTMQEDLHFGIGRKRKKSSIGIHDLDKISFPLIYTTTNRNHKFIPLNSETEVPISEILINTDVGKDYGPLLGQSSKVPLILDDDGNTVSFPPIINAAVTIVTTKTKNLFVEVTGINKDDAEDMLSVVATMLQSAGFSLESVNITGSKNSSPKFDSRKLSVNSSLINQTLGLDLKTPKIISCLKKSRLDASSKGNNVVCSVPAYRFDIFGSMDLVEEVALGYGIQNLEPTLTPSQTVGEINPISLKLKSLDKTMIGLGYLEALNSSLTSKRVLYDMTNRDSTKVISVLDSKSQEHTILRDSILPGLLENLSRNIHESYPQKMFETGTIFNIDNPISEKINFSGISAHKDANFTEIKSILQSALNIGFDVQIETKTSTNPTFEKGHCATVLLNNIPIGVIGKIDSKIIENYKIRVPVVGFEISLSDSVLKSLEK, from the coding sequence ATGCCAGTAGTCGAATTATCTTATTCTCGCCTTCAAAAATTAGTTGGGAAAGTATCAAAAAAACAAATTTCTGATTCTTTACCATTTCTTGGATTGGATATTGAATCTGAAGATAAAGATCTAGTTAGAATTGAATATAGTCCAAATAGGCCTGACTACTCTACTGATTTTGGAATTGCACTTGGATTACAAGGATTACTGGGAATTAAAACTGGTTCAGTAAAACTCAAAATAAAAAAATCAAACAACTACAAAATTTCTGTTAAACCTGATGTATCAAAAATTCGACCATTTGTAACTGGAATTATAGCTAAAAATGGAAAAATCGATGATAAAACTATCAAACAATTAATGACAATGCAAGAGGATCTTCATTTTGGAATAGGTAGGAAGAGAAAGAAATCTTCAATCGGCATTCATGATCTTGATAAAATTTCATTTCCTCTCATTTACACTACTACAAATAGAAATCATAAATTCATCCCGCTAAATTCTGAAACAGAAGTTCCTATTTCAGAAATTTTGATAAATACCGATGTTGGAAAAGATTATGGTCCTTTACTGGGACAATCTTCTAAAGTTCCATTAATTTTAGATGATGATGGAAATACTGTCTCTTTTCCTCCTATAATTAATGCAGCCGTAACTATTGTTACTACCAAAACAAAAAATCTCTTCGTAGAGGTAACTGGAATTAATAAAGACGATGCTGAAGATATGTTATCTGTAGTCGCTACAATGCTACAAAGTGCAGGGTTTTCACTCGAATCAGTAAATATTACAGGATCTAAAAACTCTTCACCTAAATTTGATTCAAGAAAACTTTCAGTTAATTCATCCTTGATCAACCAGACACTTGGATTGGATTTGAAAACTCCTAAAATCATTTCATGTTTGAAAAAATCCCGTTTGGATGCATCCTCTAAAGGAAATAACGTAGTTTGTTCTGTTCCGGCATATAGATTTGATATTTTTGGATCAATGGATTTAGTTGAAGAAGTCGCATTAGGTTATGGAATTCAAAATCTTGAACCTACATTAACTCCTTCTCAAACTGTTGGAGAAATTAATCCTATATCTCTCAAACTAAAATCATTAGACAAAACAATGATTGGATTAGGATATCTTGAAGCATTGAATTCTAGTTTAACCAGCAAACGAGTATTATATGATATGACAAACAGGGATTCTACAAAAGTAATTTCTGTATTGGATTCAAAAAGTCAAGAACACACAATTTTACGTGACTCTATTCTTCCTGGATTATTAGAAAATCTTTCTAGAAATATTCATGAATCATATCCTCAAAAAATGTTTGAGACTGGAACCATCTTTAATATTGATAATCCTATTTCTGAAAAAATTAATTTCTCAGGAATTAGTGCCCACAAAGATGCTAATTTTACAGAAATTAAATCAATTCTTCAATCTGCATTGAACATTGGATTTGATGTTCAAATTGAAACAAAAACCAGCACTAATCCTACCTTTGAAAAAGGTCACTGTGCAACAGTTCTTCTAAATAATATTCCAATAGGTGTCATTGGAAAAATTGATTCAAAGATTATTGAAAATTATAAAATCCGTGTACCCGTTGTAGGGTTTGAAATTTCATTGTCTGATTCTGTTCTTAAATCCCTTGAGAAATGA
- a CDS encoding phenylalanine--tRNA ligase subunit alpha, translated as MSQVFHEIEKKIITSLRDTSKQTPASLEKSTQLSPDQIRRGIEWLRLKELAIVNESKSSVISLGKNGIESFEKGLPERRLLNLLKNGPKKLSDLQKELGFVFGPSMGLARKNNWVEASNDQINLKNSPSELPGEKTLKLIGNGKLSKDKVDVDDLSTLLKRPDFIIEDVLKTQEITLSDSAKSIILSDSTGGIDVEAKVPEIFVARTHPLKDTIDEIREIFVTLGFSEILGNMTQSSFWNFDSLFTPQDHPARELQDTFYLDKINAKKIGTPEQIRKVSESHKKNWRYQWDINEARKMVLRTHTTCVTIKHLAEQKPDEARIFSLGRVFRNEKVSYKHLVEFNQIEGVVVGKDANLRNLMGIQREFYKRIGITKIKFWPTFFPYTEPSLQTMVYNEKLGKWIELFGMGIFRPEVTKPLGITKPVLAWGGGIERIAMLKYDLDDVREFYNNNLGWLRSTTKCQ; from the coding sequence TTGTCGCAAGTTTTTCATGAAATTGAAAAAAAAATTATCACTTCTCTAAGAGATACTTCCAAACAAACTCCTGCATCTCTTGAAAAATCAACACAACTTTCACCTGATCAAATTCGACGAGGAATTGAGTGGCTTAGATTAAAAGAATTGGCAATTGTAAATGAATCAAAATCAAGTGTTATTAGTTTGGGTAAAAATGGAATTGAATCTTTTGAAAAAGGATTGCCTGAAAGAAGATTATTAAATCTACTAAAGAATGGCCCAAAAAAATTATCTGATTTACAAAAAGAATTAGGTTTTGTCTTTGGACCATCAATGGGTTTAGCTAGAAAAAATAATTGGGTTGAAGCATCAAATGATCAAATCAATCTTAAAAATTCTCCATCTGAACTACCTGGAGAAAAAACTCTCAAATTAATTGGAAATGGAAAATTATCCAAAGATAAAGTTGATGTAGATGATTTATCCACACTTTTGAAACGACCTGATTTTATTATTGAGGATGTATTAAAGACTCAAGAAATTACTTTATCTGATTCTGCTAAATCAATTATTCTTTCTGACTCCACTGGGGGAATTGATGTTGAAGCAAAAGTTCCCGAAATTTTTGTAGCAAGAACACATCCTCTCAAAGATACAATAGATGAAATTCGAGAAATATTCGTTACACTTGGTTTCTCTGAAATTCTTGGTAACATGACTCAATCAAGCTTTTGGAATTTTGATTCGTTATTTACACCACAAGATCATCCTGCAAGAGAATTACAAGATACATTTTATCTAGATAAAATAAATGCTAAAAAAATTGGAACTCCTGAACAAATTAGAAAAGTTTCTGAGTCTCACAAAAAGAATTGGCGATATCAATGGGATATTAACGAAGCAAGAAAAATGGTTTTGAGAACCCATACAACATGTGTTACAATCAAACACTTAGCTGAACAGAAACCTGACGAGGCACGGATTTTCTCATTAGGTAGAGTATTCCGTAACGAAAAAGTTAGCTACAAACATCTTGTTGAATTTAACCAAATAGAAGGGGTAGTGGTTGGAAAAGATGCCAATCTGAGAAACTTGATGGGAATTCAACGTGAATTTTACAAACGAATAGGAATTACTAAAATAAAATTTTGGCCAACCTTTTTCCCATATACTGAACCTTCTCTTCAAACAATGGTATACAATGAAAAGTTAGGAAAATGGATTGAATTATTTGGTATGGGTATTTTTAGACCAGAAGTAACTAAACCTCTTGGAATCACTAAACCTGTTTTAGCTTGGGGTGGAGGTATTGAAAGAATTGCCATGCTAAAATATGATCTAGATGATGTAAGGGAATTTTACAATAATAATCTAGGATGGTTAAGGAGTACTACAAAATGCCAGTAG
- a CDS encoding tryptophan--tRNA ligase — translation MSADDFIVTPWHVEGDIDYDKLIKQFGTEKITSELLDRIKKITGEDHFMLRRGVFFSHREMTRILDEYEKGNKFFLYTGRGPSGHTHIGHLVPWMFAKWLQEKFDVNMYFQLTDDEKFFSKPNLTLEETKNFAYENALDFIALGFKPEKTKIIINTRNIQTLYPIAAQVAKKINFSNTKATFGFTNDTNIGMIFYTSLQSAPCFIEDKPVLIPLGVDQDPHFRLTRDIAQKIGKQKPALIHNIMIPALEGPGGKMSASDNKGTVYTTDSPDVVKKKINKHAFSGGQPDIEQHRKLGGNPDIDVSYQYLRIFFEPDDQKLKTIYEDYKSGKLLSGELKAILIEKINAFLAVHQENREKAKNQIDQFLFEDK, via the coding sequence ATGTCAGCTGATGACTTTATTGTAACTCCTTGGCATGTAGAGGGGGATATTGACTATGATAAATTAATCAAGCAATTTGGAACAGAGAAAATTACTTCTGAATTATTAGACAGAATCAAGAAAATTACTGGAGAAGACCATTTTATGCTTAGAAGAGGCGTTTTCTTCTCCCATAGAGAAATGACTAGAATATTAGATGAATATGAAAAAGGTAACAAATTCTTTCTATATACTGGAAGAGGACCATCTGGACATACACATATTGGACATTTGGTACCTTGGATGTTTGCAAAATGGCTACAAGAAAAGTTTGATGTCAACATGTATTTCCAACTTACAGATGATGAAAAATTCTTCTCAAAACCAAATCTCACTTTGGAAGAAACAAAAAATTTTGCATATGAGAATGCTTTAGATTTTATTGCTTTAGGATTCAAACCAGAAAAAACTAAGATTATTATCAATACAAGAAATATTCAAACACTTTATCCAATTGCAGCTCAAGTAGCAAAAAAAATTAATTTTTCAAATACAAAAGCAACATTTGGATTTACTAATGATACAAACATTGGAATGATTTTTTACACATCTCTACAATCTGCTCCATGTTTTATTGAAGATAAGCCAGTATTGATTCCACTAGGAGTTGACCAAGATCCACATTTCAGACTAACTCGTGATATAGCACAAAAAATTGGAAAACAAAAACCTGCATTGATTCATAACATAATGATTCCAGCATTAGAAGGTCCAGGGGGAAAAATGTCAGCATCAGACAACAAGGGTACAGTTTACACAACAGATTCTCCAGATGTTGTTAAAAAGAAAATTAACAAACATGCATTTTCAGGTGGACAGCCAGATATTGAACAACATAGAAAGCTTGGTGGAAATCCAGACATTGATGTGTCATATCAATATCTTAGAATATTTTTTGAACCAGATGATCAAAAATTAAAAACAATTTATGAAGATTATAAATCTGGAAAATTACTTTCAGGAGAATTAAAAGCAATATTGATTGAAAAAATTAATGCATTTCTTGCAGTTCATCAAGAAAACAGAGAAAAAGCAAAAAACCAGATAGACCAATTCTTGTTTGAAGATAAATGA
- a CDS encoding CxxC-x17-CxxC domain-containing protein, translated as MITNSLSMELYKSKYSDGKTDGRNSRRDNKTSRSFRNSGDDRGSRNDRRDESTTVTCADCGDECTVPFVPRSNKPVYCSDCFRQNKPQDSGNDRYSRDDRGSRYSRDDRGSRNDRRDESTTVTCADCGDECTVPFVPRSNKPVYCSDCFRQNKPQDSGNDRYSRDDRGSRYSRDDRGSRNDRRDESTTVTCADCGDECTVPFVPRSNKPVYCSDCFRQNKPQDSGNDRYSRDDRGSRYSRDDRGSRNSSRRESSRGNSRSSKPRNDKFLRKQESFFSGGSDKFFETIKEKLYEILGGKICSNCGFKDERALGISPISDDVTSDNSGRGGDAASWGKYISAPDRAREELKVFCLNCNQIREPTPKRTEDKSRPKSKKSKYFPR; from the coding sequence TTGATTACAAATTCTCTATCAATGGAACTCTACAAATCAAAGTATTCTGATGGAAAAACAGACGGAAGAAATTCCAGACGAGATAACAAAACATCTCGTTCTTTTAGAAATTCTGGTGATGACAGAGGTTCACGAAATGACCGTAGAGATGAATCCACAACTGTAACTTGTGCTGATTGTGGTGATGAATGTACAGTTCCATTTGTTCCAAGAAGTAACAAACCTGTTTACTGTAGTGATTGTTTCAGACAAAACAAACCACAAGATTCAGGAAATGATAGATATTCAAGAGATGATAGAGGTTCAAGATATTCAAGAGATGACAGAGGTTCACGAAATGACCGTAGAGATGAATCCACAACTGTAACTTGTGCTGATTGTGGTGATGAATGTACAGTTCCATTTGTTCCAAGAAGTAACAAACCTGTTTACTGTAGTGATTGTTTCAGACAAAACAAACCACAAGATTCAGGAAATGATAGATATTCAAGAGATGATAGAGGTTCAAGATATTCAAGAGATGACAGAGGTTCACGAAATGACCGTAGAGATGAATCCACAACTGTAACTTGTGCTGATTGTGGTGATGAATGTACAGTTCCATTTGTTCCAAGAAGTAACAAACCTGTTTACTGTAGTGATTGTTTCAGACAAAACAAACCACAAGATTCAGGAAATGATAGATATTCAAGAGATGATAGAGGTTCAAGATATTCAAGAGATGACAGAGGTTCACGAAATTCATCTCGACGAGAATCTAGTAGAGGTAATTCTAGATCTAGTAAACCACGAAATGACAAATTTTTGAGAAAACAAGAGAGTTTCTTTTCAGGTGGTTCAGACAAATTTTTTGAAACTATTAAAGAAAAATTATATGAAATTTTGGGAGGAAAAATTTGTTCCAATTGTGGTTTTAAAGATGAACGAGCATTAGGAATTAGTCCAATTTCTGATGATGTCACTTCAGATAATTCAGGTCGTGGTGGTGATGCTGCTTCATGGGGAAAATATATTTCAGCACCAGATCGTGCTAGAGAAGAATTAAAGGTATTTTGCCTAAATTGTAATCAAATAAGAGAACCTACACCAAAACGAACTGAAGATAAATCAAGACCAAAATCAAAAAAGAGTAAATATTTTCCTAGATAG